A genomic region of Gemmata massiliana contains the following coding sequences:
- a CDS encoding ThuA domain-containing protein, giving the protein MTRFLSALLLLTPFIGLRADEPKADPYDQSKVPLEIEPPADFKGKRVLIVAGQASHGPGDHEFFAGSAILVNLLKQTDGVFPIMARNGWPKNEKLFDTADCIVMYMDGGGNHPAIKPERMKIIQKQLDRGAGWVNMHYAVEYPVKSGDRDIATPVKGWLGGYYETGYSINPHWDANIRSLPKHEITRGVKPFTLNDEWYFGMRWIDDMKGVTPILQAVPPDEKRRTEHTKARKGEIETMAWAFERANAGRSFGFTGGHAHRNWGDKNFRRVVVNAILWGAKVEVPEKGAEVDFDPADLNKNLDKKGKEPFKPIVPPMAKK; this is encoded by the coding sequence ATGACGCGATTCCTCTCCGCTCTGTTGCTGTTAACCCCATTTATCGGTCTTCGGGCCGATGAACCGAAGGCCGATCCCTATGACCAGTCGAAAGTTCCGCTCGAAATCGAGCCACCAGCCGACTTTAAGGGGAAACGAGTTTTGATCGTTGCAGGGCAAGCGAGTCACGGCCCGGGCGACCACGAGTTCTTCGCGGGCAGCGCGATCCTCGTGAACCTGCTCAAACAAACCGATGGCGTGTTCCCGATCATGGCCCGCAACGGGTGGCCGAAGAACGAAAAACTGTTCGACACGGCCGATTGCATCGTGATGTACATGGACGGCGGGGGCAACCACCCCGCAATCAAGCCGGAGCGTATGAAGATCATCCAGAAGCAACTCGACCGCGGGGCGGGGTGGGTCAACATGCACTACGCGGTGGAGTACCCGGTGAAATCCGGTGACCGCGACATTGCGACGCCGGTCAAAGGGTGGCTGGGTGGTTACTACGAAACCGGTTACTCGATCAACCCGCACTGGGACGCGAACATCCGGAGCCTGCCGAAGCACGAGATCACACGCGGGGTAAAACCGTTCACGCTCAACGACGAGTGGTACTTCGGGATGCGCTGGATCGACGACATGAAGGGCGTTACGCCGATTTTGCAGGCCGTACCGCCCGATGAGAAACGCCGCACAGAGCACACGAAGGCACGGAAGGGCGAAATCGAAACGATGGCGTGGGCCTTCGAGCGCGCGAACGCGGGACGCAGTTTCGGCTTCACCGGCGGTCACGCACACCGCAATTGGGGCGACAAGAATTTTCGCCGCGTGGTAGTGAATGCGATCCTCTGGGGAGCAAAGGTCGAGGTGCCCGAGAAGGGCGCCGAAGTGGACTTCGACCCGGCGGACCTGAACAAGAACCTCGACAAGAAGGGTAAAGAGCCGTTCAAACCGATTGTCCCGCCAATGGCCAAAAAGTGA
- a CDS encoding prenyltransferase/squalene oxidase repeat-containing protein, with protein sequence MIPADRLRAAYLTARDALLAERVPEGHWVGELSTSALSTATAVMALHLANPFEHRTRIDAGLKWLADHQNADGGGGDTVKSFSNISTTMLCRAAFKLAGAKEEGETIRRVEDYLTLKAGALPTRRAAAIRHRYGKDHTFSVPILMTCALAGLVSWDEVPRLPFEAAYLPQSWYRFAKMPVVSYALPALIAIGQCIHHHRRSQNPIRNVVRRFVRNRTLNVLRRIQPTTGGYLEATPLTSFVVMALSSMHRKRTTAEAQVIDEGVRFIVNSVRPDGSWPIDTNLATWVTTLSINALVAVGDTASIPAPPKWEGGSLWDWLMGQQYRERHPYTGADPGGWAWTDLPGGVPDCDDTPGAILALYHMGYSHYPTESVGWVIGLQNSDGGWPTFCRGWGTLPFDRSGADLTAHALRALAVWSKRFKDDPRGWVGKPESKYQFLIAHFGLTWKKYHATVSRGLAYLAKQQRPDGSWLPLWFGNQHAPDDINPVYGTARVLAAYRDLKLEESPECRRGVEFLLSVQNTDGGWGGAKDCPSSVEETALAVEVLLDLAPGDAVQRGVVWLADAVESGRFRDASPIGFYFAKLWYFEKLYPIIFTVAALGRACRGERPA encoded by the coding sequence ATGATCCCCGCAGACCGCCTCCGCGCCGCATATCTCACCGCACGCGACGCCCTCCTCGCGGAGCGCGTGCCGGAAGGTCACTGGGTGGGCGAACTTTCGACGTCCGCCCTCTCGACCGCGACCGCGGTCATGGCGCTCCACCTGGCGAACCCGTTCGAGCACCGCACCCGCATCGACGCGGGCCTGAAGTGGCTCGCGGACCACCAGAACGCGGACGGGGGGGGGGGCGATACGGTCAAGAGCTTCTCGAACATCTCGACGACGATGCTGTGCCGGGCCGCGTTCAAGTTGGCCGGGGCAAAAGAAGAGGGAGAAACGATCCGGCGCGTCGAAGACTACCTCACGCTGAAAGCGGGTGCCCTTCCCACGCGCCGGGCGGCCGCGATCCGACACCGCTACGGCAAGGACCACACGTTCTCCGTACCGATCCTGATGACGTGCGCGCTGGCGGGTCTGGTTTCCTGGGACGAAGTACCCCGGCTGCCATTTGAAGCAGCGTACCTCCCACAAAGTTGGTACCGGTTCGCGAAGATGCCGGTGGTGAGCTACGCCCTTCCCGCGCTCATCGCCATCGGTCAGTGCATCCACCACCACCGGCGCTCGCAAAACCCGATCCGCAACGTCGTGCGCCGGTTCGTCCGAAATCGCACCCTAAACGTACTGCGGCGAATCCAGCCGACGACCGGCGGCTACCTCGAAGCCACGCCGCTGACGAGCTTCGTCGTGATGGCACTCTCTTCGATGCACCGCAAGCGCACCACCGCAGAAGCCCAAGTGATCGATGAAGGTGTGCGGTTCATCGTGAACTCGGTCCGCCCCGACGGGAGTTGGCCGATCGATACGAACCTCGCGACGTGGGTGACGACACTCTCTATCAACGCACTCGTTGCAGTTGGTGATACGGCGTCGATACCGGCTCCTCCGAAGTGGGAAGGCGGCTCGCTCTGGGACTGGCTAATGGGCCAGCAGTACCGAGAGAGGCACCCGTACACTGGGGCTGACCCCGGAGGTTGGGCGTGGACCGATCTCCCCGGTGGAGTTCCTGATTGCGACGACACGCCCGGAGCAATTCTGGCGCTCTACCACATGGGTTACAGCCACTACCCCACAGAGAGCGTCGGCTGGGTCATTGGATTACAAAACTCCGACGGCGGATGGCCGACGTTTTGTCGGGGGTGGGGTACGCTCCCGTTTGACCGTAGCGGCGCGGATTTAACAGCACATGCCCTTCGCGCGCTCGCAGTTTGGTCCAAGCGCTTTAAAGATGACCCTCGCGGCTGGGTAGGCAAGCCAGAGAGCAAGTATCAGTTTCTCATTGCTCACTTCGGTTTGACCTGGAAAAAGTACCACGCAACTGTCTCTCGCGGCCTCGCATACCTTGCTAAGCAACAGCGCCCCGACGGATCATGGTTGCCGCTGTGGTTCGGGAACCAGCACGCGCCGGACGACATCAACCCCGTCTATGGCACCGCGCGCGTGCTCGCCGCGTATCGCGACTTGAAACTAGAAGAATCGCCGGAGTGCCGTCGCGGGGTCGAGTTCCTGCTGTCCGTGCAGAACACGGACGGAGGGTGGGGCGGTGCGAAAGATTGCCCGTCGAGCGTGGAGGAAACGGCACTTGCAGTAGAGGTGTTGCTTGACCTGGCACCCGGTGACGCCGTTCAGCGCGGGGTCGTGTGGCTCGCGGACGCGGTCGAATCGGGCCGGTTCCGCGACGCCAGCCCGATCGGGTTCTACTTCGCAAAACTGTGGTATTTCGAGAAGCTGTACCCGATCATCTTCACCGTCGCGGCACTGGGACGAGCATGCCGAGGCGAACGACCGGCGTAA
- a CDS encoding TolC family protein, with protein sequence MVPASAQIPADGGEKSAPPAKGVALPAVPAAATQGKPLPIDLPTALTLTSAAPLDVQIASERVRAASAALDRAKVMWLPNIGVGVDYYRHDGQIQDIAGRVFTTSRSSFLVGAGPTAVFPVTEAVYAPLAARQVLRARQADVQAARNDATLSVAEAYFTVQQARGEVAGSIDALRRAEELVKLTEKVAPDLAPTVEVNRAKTEVARRRQAVEAAYERWQTSSADLTRVLRLEPGTLVEPAEEPALVVELIAPTSTPDDLIPVALTHRPELAADQALIQAALARLKQEKMRPFVPNVALRGVGSQVPGLAGGAFGGGINDNLSNFGGRFSFDLQAVWEVQNLGFGNRANVREREAEQRAALLQLLRTQDRVTAEVVQAHAQLRRATNRLKAAEEGVTNAAETTEKNLRGLVPGKRVGEQLALVFRPQEAVAAVAALDQAYRDYYAAVGDHNRAQFRLYRALGHPAQCLANAAAPPASLPGAVVPSPARPAPVPAPDRAAEPVPPPNKFEPTEKKKNSPPSP encoded by the coding sequence GTGGTCCCGGCGAGCGCACAAATACCCGCGGACGGTGGCGAAAAGAGTGCGCCACCCGCGAAGGGCGTTGCGCTTCCTGCGGTACCGGCCGCCGCGACGCAGGGCAAACCACTCCCCATCGACCTGCCGACCGCGCTGACCCTCACGAGCGCCGCCCCGCTCGACGTGCAAATCGCCAGCGAACGGGTCCGGGCCGCGTCCGCCGCACTCGATCGGGCCAAGGTGATGTGGCTGCCGAACATTGGTGTCGGCGTGGATTACTACCGCCACGACGGGCAGATCCAGGACATCGCCGGGCGAGTTTTCACCACCAGCCGCTCCTCGTTCCTCGTCGGGGCCGGTCCCACCGCGGTGTTCCCGGTGACCGAGGCCGTTTACGCGCCGCTCGCTGCCCGACAGGTTCTGCGTGCGCGACAAGCAGACGTTCAGGCAGCCCGAAACGATGCGACGCTCAGTGTCGCGGAAGCGTACTTCACGGTTCAACAGGCCCGCGGCGAAGTAGCCGGTTCCATTGACGCCCTCCGGCGCGCGGAAGAGTTGGTGAAGCTGACCGAAAAAGTCGCCCCGGACCTCGCGCCGACAGTCGAGGTGAACCGGGCGAAGACCGAAGTCGCTCGCCGTCGGCAAGCCGTCGAAGCGGCCTACGAACGGTGGCAGACTTCCAGCGCGGACTTGACTCGCGTGCTGCGTCTCGAACCCGGCACGCTGGTCGAGCCGGCCGAGGAGCCGGCGCTGGTCGTTGAGTTGATCGCTCCGACTTCCACGCCCGATGACCTTATTCCGGTGGCACTCACGCACCGGCCCGAACTGGCCGCGGACCAAGCACTGATTCAGGCGGCCCTCGCGCGACTGAAGCAGGAGAAAATGCGGCCCTTCGTACCTAATGTCGCCCTGCGCGGGGTCGGGTCACAGGTGCCCGGCCTAGCCGGAGGCGCGTTCGGCGGCGGGATCAACGACAACCTGAGCAACTTCGGGGGCCGGTTCAGCTTCGATTTACAAGCCGTCTGGGAGGTGCAGAACCTCGGATTCGGCAACCGCGCGAACGTCCGGGAGCGCGAGGCCGAACAACGGGCGGCGCTGCTGCAATTACTCCGCACCCAGGACCGCGTGACGGCCGAAGTGGTGCAGGCACACGCCCAACTCCGCCGCGCCACGAACCGACTGAAAGCGGCCGAAGAGGGCGTTACCAACGCTGCGGAGACGACCGAGAAGAACCTGCGCGGGTTGGTGCCGGGCAAGCGCGTCGGCGAGCAACTGGCCCTCGTGTTCCGGCCACAGGAAGCCGTCGCCGCGGTCGCCGCACTCGATCAGGCGTACCGCGACTACTACGCGGCGGTCGGCGATCACAACCGGGCGCAGTTCCGACTGTACCGCGCGCTGGGCCACCCCGCACAGTGTCTCGCGAACGCGGCCGCTCCGCCGGCGTCGCTACCAGGGGCAGTGGTTCCCAGCCCCGCGCGGCCCGCACCGGTACCCGCGCCCGACCGGGCCGCAGAACCGGTCCCGCCACCGAACAAGTTCGAGCCGACCGAGAAGAAGAAGAATTCACCTCCTTCCCCGTGA
- a CDS encoding tetratricopeptide repeat protein: MSVRRWVAILAVFTAPAVGEAEEFCADQRVVVKRARVSFGYTEEGKWVNAGEVTEVVVTVREQRGDWVLIRSGGKRGWVRIAEVVSLADAPAYFTGMIEAQPRVGSHYLRRAAALAEQKEYAKAERDWTEALRLAPSDPAAHYGRAVSRHLNKDYAGALEDYGVVIRLSPNHAGAFAGRAWLRATCSEGKYRDGAEAVRDARRACELTAWGDPDCIDNLAAAYAENGQFDEAGRWQSKALEFPAFQGQSRENALVRVKLYKDGRPYRTDGRE; the protein is encoded by the coding sequence ATGTCAGTGCGACGGTGGGTGGCAATCTTGGCCGTATTCACGGCGCCGGCAGTTGGGGAAGCGGAGGAGTTTTGCGCGGACCAGCGCGTGGTCGTGAAGCGGGCGCGCGTGTCGTTCGGGTACACTGAAGAGGGGAAGTGGGTCAACGCGGGCGAGGTCACCGAGGTGGTGGTGACCGTTCGGGAGCAGCGCGGGGATTGGGTGCTGATCCGCTCCGGGGGAAAACGCGGGTGGGTGCGCATCGCAGAGGTCGTTTCTCTTGCAGACGCGCCCGCGTACTTCACCGGAATGATCGAAGCGCAACCGCGTGTCGGTTCGCACTACTTGCGTCGCGCTGCGGCACTGGCGGAACAAAAAGAATACGCGAAGGCAGAAAGGGACTGGACGGAGGCGCTTCGGTTGGCCCCGAGTGATCCGGCGGCCCACTACGGCCGAGCCGTTTCTCGACACCTGAATAAGGACTACGCCGGTGCCCTGGAGGACTACGGCGTGGTCATTCGGCTGTCGCCGAACCACGCGGGTGCCTTCGCGGGGCGCGCGTGGCTGCGTGCGACGTGCTCGGAGGGGAAGTATCGAGACGGGGCAGAAGCGGTACGCGACGCGCGCCGAGCGTGCGAACTGACCGCGTGGGGCGACCCGGACTGCATCGATAACTTGGCTGCGGCCTACGCCGAAAACGGGCAGTTCGACGAAGCCGGGCGCTGGCAATCCAAGGCGCTGGAGTTCCCGGCGTTTCAGGGCCAGAGCCGGGAGAACGCTCTGGTGCGGGTCAAGCTCTATAAAGACGGTAGACCATACCGTACTGATGGGCGCGAGTAA
- a CDS encoding polyprenyl synthetase family protein, translated as MTTVAEALTEATNERAPTKPPKLNSAAFKEVPQSRAIRDSIRAAIETFCKTLDKSKPLTRESTREMAEGVLKTLGLGESCLGFTMVMLTNEFWREQVAAIPFHRRLMLLPHCLKNAEGCPAEYDELGLDCKKCGACEVGDFRTKAEELGYKVLVSEGTPIVLKIIVSGHVDAIVGVACLNVLEKAFDKVLLAGIPCIATPLLSSNCKNTSVDNDWVFESIALHTPAPDTKTKTYMHLMRAANAMFDEPELSRLVPRPRATAPETDPLRKHETIAYDFLARGGKRSRPFITLASYDALKGAPATLAESGWELPDSVKRAAIAIETFHKASLVHDDIEDDDAYRYGTETLHRTYGVGTAINVGDYLIGLGYRSVSRDRKQLGAEVAADILDKLADAHIKLSEGQGAELLWREAKDQSLTTLDALKIYALKTSPAFEAALYTGVRLAGETTAYEKMIADFSRNVGVAFQILNDIKDWTGDEDNKLVSGQDVLAARPTLLLALALEGSTPAQREELLHLIASAKTVGADSEEIVARVRHLYFAAKVFEKADKLVDKFRAKAESLADEVQPTEFRELLYYLVDSVLEKPELPRQGVVQFVELGK; from the coding sequence GTGACGACTGTCGCCGAAGCTCTGACGGAAGCCACGAACGAACGCGCCCCGACCAAACCGCCCAAACTGAACTCCGCCGCGTTCAAGGAAGTCCCCCAATCGCGCGCGATCCGAGATTCGATCCGCGCCGCGATCGAGACGTTCTGCAAAACCCTGGACAAGTCCAAGCCGCTCACGCGCGAATCGACCCGCGAAATGGCCGAAGGCGTGCTCAAAACGCTCGGCCTCGGGGAATCGTGCCTCGGCTTCACGATGGTGATGCTGACGAACGAGTTCTGGCGCGAGCAGGTCGCGGCGATCCCGTTCCACCGCCGGCTGATGCTCCTGCCGCACTGTCTGAAGAACGCGGAGGGGTGCCCGGCCGAGTACGACGAACTCGGATTGGATTGCAAGAAGTGCGGCGCGTGTGAGGTCGGTGATTTCCGCACGAAGGCGGAAGAGCTCGGCTACAAGGTGCTCGTGAGCGAGGGCACGCCGATCGTTCTGAAGATCATCGTGAGCGGCCACGTCGACGCGATCGTCGGGGTCGCGTGCCTCAACGTATTGGAGAAGGCGTTCGATAAGGTACTGCTCGCGGGCATCCCGTGCATCGCCACTCCGCTTCTGTCGAGCAACTGCAAGAACACGTCGGTGGACAACGACTGGGTGTTTGAATCGATCGCTCTTCACACCCCGGCGCCGGACACGAAGACCAAGACGTACATGCACCTGATGCGGGCCGCGAACGCGATGTTCGACGAGCCGGAACTGTCGCGCTTGGTTCCGCGTCCGCGGGCAACCGCACCGGAAACCGATCCGCTCCGCAAGCACGAAACGATCGCTTACGACTTCCTCGCCCGCGGCGGGAAGCGCTCGCGCCCGTTCATCACGCTCGCCAGCTACGATGCACTCAAAGGCGCGCCGGCTACACTCGCGGAAAGCGGTTGGGAGTTACCCGACTCGGTGAAGCGCGCCGCTATCGCGATCGAGACGTTCCACAAAGCGAGCCTCGTCCACGACGACATCGAGGACGACGACGCCTACCGCTACGGCACCGAGACGCTACACCGCACCTACGGTGTGGGCACCGCGATCAACGTCGGCGACTACCTCATCGGTCTCGGTTACCGCAGCGTGTCACGCGACCGCAAACAGCTCGGGGCCGAGGTCGCCGCGGATATCCTCGACAAGCTCGCGGACGCGCACATCAAGCTCTCCGAGGGCCAGGGCGCGGAACTCCTCTGGCGCGAAGCGAAGGACCAGTCGCTCACCACACTTGACGCTCTGAAGATTTACGCACTGAAGACGTCGCCCGCGTTCGAGGCCGCGCTCTACACCGGCGTTAGACTCGCGGGTGAGACAACCGCCTACGAGAAAATGATCGCGGACTTCAGCCGCAACGTCGGCGTCGCGTTCCAGATCCTCAACGACATCAAGGACTGGACCGGCGACGAGGACAACAAGCTCGTCTCGGGACAGGACGTGCTCGCGGCCCGGCCGACGCTGTTACTGGCACTCGCACTCGAAGGCTCAACCCCCGCACAGCGCGAAGAACTCCTCCACCTCATCGCGAGCGCCAAAACGGTGGGCGCGGACAGCGAAGAGATCGTGGCCCGGGTCCGGCACCTGTACTTCGCGGCAAAAGTGTTCGAGAAGGCCGATAAGCTCGTGGACAAGTTCCGCGCGAAGGCCGAGTCGCTCGCCGACGAGGTCCAGCCCACCGAGTTCCGCGAACTGCTCTACTACCTCGTCGACAGCGTGCTGGAGAAGCCCGAACTCCCGCGCCAGGGTGTGGTACAATTTGTGGAGTTAGGTAAATAG
- a CDS encoding Kdo hydroxylase family protein has protein sequence MSAIHPINLATWGGQLSETEQKLATDALEAGCVLFLPELRFALSENEREFLTPDIVGSSKNVSYEPKSGKLGGATVAAMKLHDLRALMDRFATGSRALLETLLPHYGAGLHQARTSLRPVEVAGRKQSWRKDDTRLHVDSFPSQPSNGKRILRVFSNVNPDGRARVWKVGESFETVARKFWAHLRSPLPGERRLLAAVGVTKAVRTRYDHYMLKLHDAMKLDPVYQERFASSTHPFPAGSTWVCFTDQVSHAAISGAHQLEQTFWVDVRALRNPNSAPIRVLESLAGRKLA, from the coding sequence ATGTCCGCGATTCATCCTATTAACCTCGCCACCTGGGGCGGCCAACTCTCCGAAACGGAGCAGAAGCTCGCCACGGACGCACTCGAGGCCGGGTGCGTTTTGTTCCTGCCCGAATTGCGCTTCGCGCTGAGCGAGAACGAGCGCGAGTTCCTGACGCCGGACATCGTGGGGAGTTCCAAGAACGTCAGTTACGAGCCGAAGAGCGGTAAGCTCGGCGGGGCGACCGTCGCGGCGATGAAGCTCCACGACCTCCGCGCGCTCATGGACCGGTTCGCGACCGGATCACGCGCGCTGCTCGAAACGCTGCTCCCGCACTACGGTGCGGGGTTGCACCAGGCGCGCACGAGCCTCCGTCCGGTGGAAGTGGCCGGGCGCAAGCAGTCGTGGCGCAAGGATGATACGCGGTTACACGTGGACAGTTTCCCGAGCCAGCCGAGCAACGGGAAGCGCATTCTGCGCGTGTTCAGCAACGTGAACCCGGACGGGCGGGCGCGGGTGTGGAAAGTGGGCGAGTCGTTCGAGACGGTGGCGCGGAAGTTCTGGGCACACCTGCGCTCGCCGTTGCCCGGTGAGCGGCGCTTGCTCGCGGCCGTCGGCGTGACGAAGGCCGTTCGCACGCGGTACGACCACTACATGCTCAAACTGCACGACGCGATGAAACTCGACCCGGTCTACCAGGAGCGGTTCGCGAGTTCGACGCACCCGTTCCCGGCCGGGAGCACGTGGGTGTGCTTCACGGATCAGGTGTCGCACGCGGCCATTTCGGGCGCCCACCAGTTGGAACAGACGTTCTGGGTCGATGTCCGGGCGCTACGGAACCCGAACTCAGCACCGATCCGGGTGCTGGAATCGCTCGCGGGCCGCAAACTCGCCTGA
- a CDS encoding DUF1501 domain-containing protein, which translates to MLPLLSRRDYLARTGCGFGALALAGLATQSARADALANPLAAKPGHHPAKAKRVIFLFMQGGVSHVDSYDHKPLLDKEDGKQLKFDDARVVANTGMRGSTQRVMKPLWKFAQRGQSGKWASDLFPEVNGVIDDLCFIHSMHTEGVAHGPATLFLHCGSTSFVRPSFGSWVLYGLGSESANLPGFVSIAPSSGNGGARNYGNAFLPAIYQGTPVGRAGGPASEATIRNLASGLSTSAAQEHFDLLRELNAEQLKAKPGDAELEAVAASYELAWRMQKNAPDVMDIAKETKETQKLYGIGTKETDNFGKQCLMARRLSEAGVRFVQVTYGDNTANPAWDQHSNLPKHADHARAVDKPIAGLLADLKRRGLLEDTIVWWGGEFGRTPYAEKNGTGRDHNPGGFTMWLAGGGFKPGFSFGATDEFGATAVTDKVHLHDLHATILHQLGLNHEKLTFKFAGRNFRLTDVHGRVAKDVLA; encoded by the coding sequence ATGCTGCCACTCCTCTCTCGCCGCGATTACCTCGCTCGCACCGGGTGCGGCTTCGGCGCGCTCGCACTCGCCGGCCTCGCGACGCAAAGCGCACGCGCGGACGCTCTCGCGAACCCGCTGGCGGCGAAACCGGGACACCACCCGGCGAAAGCCAAGCGAGTCATCTTCTTGTTCATGCAGGGCGGTGTTTCGCACGTCGATTCCTACGACCACAAGCCGCTTCTCGACAAAGAAGACGGCAAGCAACTGAAATTCGACGACGCCCGCGTGGTCGCCAACACCGGGATGCGCGGGAGCACGCAGCGGGTGATGAAACCGCTGTGGAAGTTCGCCCAACGCGGTCAATCGGGAAAATGGGCTTCGGACCTATTCCCCGAAGTCAACGGCGTGATCGACGACCTGTGCTTCATTCACTCGATGCACACCGAGGGAGTGGCACACGGCCCGGCGACGCTGTTCCTGCACTGCGGGTCGACGAGCTTCGTGCGCCCGAGTTTCGGGAGCTGGGTGCTCTACGGGCTCGGAAGCGAAAGCGCAAACCTGCCGGGGTTCGTCAGTATCGCACCATCAAGCGGTAACGGCGGGGCGCGGAACTACGGCAACGCCTTCCTGCCGGCCATTTATCAGGGCACTCCCGTCGGGCGCGCGGGCGGACCTGCAAGCGAGGCCACCATTCGCAATCTCGCCTCCGGACTTTCGACCAGCGCGGCACAAGAGCACTTCGACCTGCTGCGCGAACTGAACGCCGAGCAACTCAAAGCCAAACCCGGCGACGCGGAACTGGAAGCGGTGGCGGCGTCTTACGAACTCGCGTGGCGCATGCAGAAGAACGCGCCGGACGTGATGGATATCGCGAAGGAGACGAAGGAAACCCAGAAGCTCTACGGTATCGGCACGAAGGAAACCGATAACTTCGGCAAACAGTGCCTCATGGCCCGGCGGTTGAGCGAAGCCGGCGTGCGGTTTGTGCAGGTCACCTACGGTGACAACACCGCGAACCCGGCGTGGGACCAGCACTCGAATCTGCCCAAGCACGCCGATCACGCGCGGGCGGTCGACAAGCCGATTGCAGGGCTACTCGCGGACCTGAAGCGCCGCGGGTTGCTCGAAGACACGATCGTGTGGTGGGGCGGTGAGTTCGGCCGAACGCCCTATGCGGAGAAGAACGGAACCGGCCGTGACCACAACCCGGGCGGGTTCACGATGTGGCTCGCGGGCGGCGGGTTCAAGCCCGGGTTCTCGTTCGGTGCGACCGACGAGTTCGGTGCCACGGCGGTGACCGACAAGGTCCACCTCCACGACCTGCACGCGACGATCCTGCACCAACTCGGGCTGAACCACGAGAAACTGACGTTCAAGTTCGCCGGCCGTAACTTCCGGCTCACCGACGTTCACGGGCGCGTCGCGAAGGACGTTCTTGCATGA